The following proteins come from a genomic window of Nicotiana tomentosiformis chromosome 12, ASM39032v3, whole genome shotgun sequence:
- the LOC138902870 gene encoding uncharacterized protein has product MKGSDSGMVVQLMHSAQDAYSYYEVNTTNLVWDWRNEIIDYLEDGKFPEDSKESRALYAKAARYSFKGGQLSRKSFQGPLARCLGASEANYVMREVHEGICGNHSGPYQKIGEHEVVDFLWENIIYRFGIPKEIICDNGPQFIGAKIPKFLEDLKIKRITSSPYHPSANGQAQLMNKVIIQNLRKRLEAAKGRWPEELPGLLWAYRTMAKLST; this is encoded by the exons ATGAAGGGATCAGATTCTGGGATGGTAGTGCAGCTCATGCACTCGGCTCAAGACGCATATAGCTACTATGAGGTGAAtacgactaatttggtctgggactggaggaatgagatcattgaTTATCTCGAAGACGGGAAGTTTCCCGAAGACTCCAAGGAATCTCGGGCGTTGTATGCCAAAGCAGCGCGATATAGCTTCAAAGGAGGCCAACTGTCcaggaaatctttccaaggcccgctggcacGATGCTTAGGAGCCtccgaagctaattatgttatgcgagaagtccacgaagggatatgtggaaatcattcag gtccttatcagaagatcggcgaaCATGAggtggtggatttcttgtgggagaacataatttacagatttggaataccaaaagagataatCTGCGATaacgggccacaatttataggcgcaaagatcccaaagttccttgaagatttgaaaatcaaaagaatcacatcttctccctaccatccgagcgcaaatggtcaagcacAATTaatgaacaaagtgattatacaaaatctcagaaagagattggaagcagctaAAGGTAGATGGCCTGAGGAACTACCTGGACTGCTATGGGCGTACCGAACAATGGCCAAATTGAGCACATGA